GCTGCGGCCTTCTCCTGCGCCTTGAGCAGTCCCGGGTCACTTGCAGGGACCGCCGGGACAATGGCTGCCGTAACGGCGATCTTCTCGCGGTACTGCAGGAGCGCGGTTTCTGCCCCGTCCGGCCGGTTATTCCGGAGTTCTGTTGCGGCCTCGGCAATTCTTATGTTTGCATGCTCCAGCTGCTTTTCTATCTTTACCAGAGGTGATGGGGCAAACGACTCATCGAAGTTCTCCAGCGAGATCTTCAGCCCGTATAAGACACTCGACGGTCCGATGCGGACATCGGCAGTACGTGCAGGCACTCCGGTAGCAACCGGTGAAGCGCCGAGTACCGGTTCCGGTGCCACGACAACCACCGGCTGGGTGGAGACGGCTGCGGTTGAGACCGGGCCTGCAGCTGATGCGGAATGGATGGCCGCAAGGCTGATTGCAACAGCGATGATGAAGAGAAATGTAAATCGCATTCCGATCCGGCATGTCCTCCCCATATATTCTGCTCCTTGTCCTGTACCGTTGTTGAACCGGATCTGCAATAAGGATGGCCATTGTCCAGAAAAATTAGATGGTTCGCCGCGCGTTGACCGTGCACTGGAACGTCCCTGATGGTTCTGTTGTTCAAAATAACCGTAAACAGAAGAGATCGTGTTTTTTCTAACCATGGCCTTTCCCATGATGTGCAGACAGGAAAAATATCCGGTGTGCATCAACACACCATCAGTCCTGCTATATTCACCCGGATTCAGGTGCGACGAATGAGATTTTCCCTGCCTTTTTTCACTTTATGGATTAGCCCGCGCTGCCCGAGTTCGTTGAGCGCAGTGCCTACTGTTGATTTGGGCAGCCCGAGTCTCCTGATGATCTCCGGCTGGGAGAGCTCCCCGCCATGCTCTGCGAGCAGGATGAGGATCCTTTCTTCAAGGTCCTTCATCTCAGTACCCGACAGAGAAGGTATCTCCATTTTTGGTGTCCCGGGTTTTTCGCGTCGCCTTTTTACCAGTACGTAGCCGGTGAATGCTGCTGCGGCAAGGATAATCACAAGACCAATAGCAACCGGAATCACCGGGAACGATGCTCTCTCAAGAACAACCCTGGGTTCACCCGCCCCGAAAGAACGGAGGCCGTACCAGACCAGCCCGTTACGAACCTCGTCGGGCGGCGGATCCGCAGATATAACCGAAAAGCCGGGCGGGTACCGCATGACCAGCGTGGCATCCCTTGGAAGGTACAGGCCACCGGCAAACACGTCCCCGGCTGTCAGGCCGTTTCCGGGCTCTGCAAAGCCGGTCCATGCAAACGAGTACAGGACAACGCCGTACCTCCCCGTAGGGGATGTCTGGACCACGGAATCTGCGGAAAAATCCGATACGTCCATGTGCCGCGAGGTCGCGACCGCTGCCTGTGCGGCGGACTTCTCAATCAGTTCGTGGAACTGGGGGAGATAGACGGTCGGCAGGTCGCGGGCATAACCCTCAAAATCCGACACTTCCTTTTCAGATGGCAGGAGCGTGCGGTACTCCACTCCCCAAAGTGCCGATCCGTCTTGTGAGATGGTGATCGTGTACGTGATGGAATAGTCCGGCTCTGCTGCCGCTGTACTACCACAGAGAACGACAGGTACGAGGAGCAGGATAGAGATCACTGCCAGTCTGTGCCACGGCAGTCGTGTCATTGTTCACTCTTGGGTTATCACATTACTGTTGTTCAAAGGATAAGAAAAAATGTGAGGAACAGGTTTTTTAGCCGGGTTTCACTTGTTCCTGCCATTGCCCTGCCCACGGTTCTCATTTCCCGGGCTTCCCGTACTCCCGTTTCCGGAACCGTCGCTGGTTCCGGTGACTTTTACTTTGCTGCCGCCATTGCCAGGGGTATCCGGTTTTCCTTTTCCGGTATCAGATGGTGTGGCTGAAGGGGACGGAGTGCCGGGTGTCCGGGCCGGCTGTGCCGTCGTTTCAGATGGGCTTGCATTCACCCTGTTGCCCTTGCCGTCATCCTTCCCGTTCCCTTCCGCCTGCCGGGTCTTTTGGGTCTGCTGTACCCGGACTGTCTGGTTCTCCCCGGTGTTTGTCGTGTGCTCCTGTTCTGCCACCGTAAGCCGGATAGCTTTTACGATCGTTTTGTTGTTCTTTTCCATGACGCGCTCAAACCGCATCCGGGTTTTTTGTTCGAATTTGCTCTCAAGCGCAAGGCTGTTGTTGTATGCCCGGGCAAGGCCGGTGTTATCCGGGTGGGAGAGCATGAGGCTTTCAAGGACCGCCTTGTGCTTTGTCGCCATCTCCTGTGCATGGAGAAGACCCGTTGCATTGGAAGACGACAACACGGAAAGCCGCATCTGTGTCAGGTTGACCTTCTGCCAGTAGAGATCCAGCGCCCGGTCGGCAGAGTCAGTGTTGTTCAGTATAAGTTCCCTTTTGACCTCCGAGAGCCGGAGCCGTGCATTGTTCAGCTGCTTGTTGAACCGCTCGGTCTCGTTGAAAGTAAGGATCTCGTCAAGATCTTCCATTGCAACTTTAAGCCCATACATGGGGTTGCCGGCACCGATGGAACCGTTATATGGCTCGATGTCGTCAAATATTTCAGCGGTATTTTCAGCAGCATCAGGTACAGTATCCACGAGCGGAGCGGTATCAGGAGCATTCAGGTTGTTTGCGGTGTCTGTTTGCGCTACAGCAGACGCTGCCATGCAGAGCAGTGCAATCACAATAATTCCGGAAAGTATAACCTGTCTGTTTTTCATGCGTATCCCACCTCATGACGGCATGTGCCGTTAGTGGTTTGTTGATTTTTTTGCAGTTAAGGGTCGTGACTGTCCATAAAAAACCTAATGCGCCGCAATAATCCGGATTATTAAAAGACCTGCCCGGACGATGCAGAACCGACAACGGGACACAAAATTGCAGGAAAAAATCCGGCAGGGGAATATAAGGCCGCAGAGCGCCGGCAACCGGCCCGTACGGCGCCGGCGCGCAGGATCCGGCTACCCGAATCCCCAGTCCGCAAGCGTCGTGCGGGAGGGGTCGACATCGGTCCAGTCCCAGCCGAGCGCCTCGATGATCCGGGAGATCGGCTGCCTGATTGTCTTGTCAAGCATCAGCTCCCAGTCAGGCAGGAATTCCTTTGGTACCTGATCGGCATACTCAAAGCAGATCACATCGGTCTTGGGATATTTTCCGGTGACTGCCTTTATGTAGACCCGTTTGGGCTTGCTTCCCTTCCCAAACTCCGTGTGGAGGTACTGGTTTGCGTATTTCGCTCCCCGGACCTGTGCATCATCATTCTCGTAATCGTCAAGGCCTTTCCCGATCCCGCCCGGTATCCCCACCTCGTCAAGGGGATATTTCCCGGCCCGGTATTTTTTGATCACACCTGAAAGGAACTCCTTGACCTCGGGGTATCCTGCACCCGAGAGGATCAGCTCCATCACCTTCATCTGGACGGCCTTTGTGATCTGCGGGGTATCACTCCTGCGGATCTCAAAGCCGACGATATCGATCTCGCTGACGTCTTTTCCCTCTTTCCAGACCAGCTGGCCTGCATACCGCTTCTTTTTGCCTGCCTGGAAAAACCTCGCATAGATCTTTTCGAACTTTATTGAGAAATAATGGGTATCGGCGTTGAGTTCGTTTTTCGCAAACCCGGAGTAGCTCTCGTTCAACTGCCTCTCGATCTCCTTTGCAGTCCTGATAGTCTGTTCACGGTCAAGCGGGGGGAGCTGCACCATGCAGGAGTCCGTGTCCCCGTAGATCACGGTAAATCCCTGCTGCTGGATGACGCGCCGCGTGTGTTCGATGATCGCCCTTCCTACCGATGTCACAGCAGCCCCGATCTCCCGGTCGAAGAGCCGGAACCGGGTATATCCTGAAACGCCATAGTAGGTGTTCATAATCACCTTGAGCACGTTCTGCTGCATGTCGTACATGACATATTGCGGGGAACCAAACGGGAACGTGTTGCGCAGCGCCTTTTTCTCATCCCGCTCTTTGAGCAGTTCGGCGATGATGCTCCTTGTCAGCCCGTCGGGGTGTTTTTTGAACCGTATGCCATTGGGGGCAACGAGTTCACCTCCGGGATCCTTGGTCTCCATTGAGGCATTGATCGTCATCATTGCCATCGGATACAGGGACTTTAAGTCAAGCACTACGACATTTTCCCGCACACCCTTGCTCGGCTCAAAAACGGTTGCCCCCTCAAATTCCTCGGATGCCGCAAACCCTTTGGAGGGCAGGACATATATCCCCGAGGCTTTGCGCAGGATGTAGATATCGATCACGCTGCTGGAATTGAGGGTTTTGTCGAGCGGGCAGCCGACATACCGTGCGATCTCGCGGTAGAACTCGATGATATTGTCCTTCCTGTTGATCGAGACACAGAGCTCGACGTCCTTGAAATTATACTCGACAAGGAGCGCCGGCTGCTTTTTCCAGAGATCGGAGAGCGTGCCGGTATACCTCACTTTCCGCTCGTCCAGTTCCTCCTCGGCAACTGCATCGAGCCGGTACGACTCTTTTTGTGTGGAGTGGATTTTTTTGTACCCGGTCAGCAGGTCAAAGAGCGCCCTGCCCCGCAATGCCCTTCTCTCGGTCATACCGGGCAGGCGTGCGAGGCTTGAGACGGAGAGCCCGAGTTTTTCCATCCTGCCAGTGATATAGGGCATGTCAAAATCGACAAAGTTCCAGCCGGAGAGCACGTCAGGGTCGCGCACCGCGATATATGCAGCAAACGCCCTGAGCATTGCAGTCTCGTCTCCATAGGTGCAGACAGTGTGGGTTCCTTTTTTAAAGCACCCGTTTGAGAGCCCCCCCTGCTTCTCCTTCTCTGCGATGTCAGGCGGCACCGTGCCCCCTGTGGCAAGCAGGAACGTGGTATAATCGTTCTCAAACGAGTCATGGCAGGTGATGCAGGTGATCGCGTCACGCTGGGGGTCGGGAAATCCCCGTTCGTCCTCGCATTCGATATCCATGATGCAGAGCCGGGCAGGAGCGTCCACATCGGACGCCCTGAGGTCATGGTAATCAACGGTAAGTGACGGTGCGGACACTCCTCCAGTCAACCCCGTGTCGATCATGAACCGCGTCGCAAACGGGATGTCCGCCTCAAAGTGCCGGTACCTTTCGCGCACATCGCGCACATCGCCCGGGCGCTGGGTATAGAGCCGGCGAAGCGGTTCGTTACGGATCGAGCGGTATATGGTCTCCGGTTCAAGGGTTGCCTGCGGGGGCAGGGCTTTTTCGGCTGCTTCGGGTTCCGGCACGTAAAAATAGGGTTTAAAACCCGTGACATCGAGGCGGACGGCTTTGTTGTCCGGGCCGCGCCCGAATATATGGATGATCGGCCCGTCAGGAGAATTGCTGTATTCGACCTGGTTGATCGCAAGGGTTATGCCACCAAAAGCATCCAGCGTGCAGGGAGAATTCATGCTGCACGTTGCCGGCTTTGCTGACTGTGCTGCCATATCAGGAGACCGCCTTCCTGCAGAGTTCTCCTACCGATCGGCCTGCCTCGTCCATATGCACCTGCTCCCATGCGTCGAGCCGCCACTCCTCGATATTATGGATGCCCACCCTGCCAATCCGGACGGGAACACCAAGCGAGCACCCGTTTATGCCGTACTCTCCGTCAAGAATGCACGAACAGGTGACCAGTTCCCGGGCGTCTTCCGTGATCATCCGGATCAGGTGGACGATATGCAGTGCCGGACCAAAGACCGTCCCCCCCTTGCCCCTGATGACCTCCATGCTGGCCCCGCGGAGTTCGGTGAGGATCTCGTTGCGCAGCTCTTCGGGAACGTAGTGCGAGAGCATGGAAAAGACCGGGACCTGGTGCTCGCCATGCTCGCCCAGAACGTACGGGAAACCGGTGATCCCGCGCTTTTGCAGGGCGAGCGCGAACCGGGCGCTGTCCAGCTGTCCGCCAAAGCCGATACACCGCTCCCGCGGAATCCCGTTCTTTGCATGGAAGTAATAGTTGTTTATGTCCATCGGGTTGGTGACCGTGATAAGGATACCGGAAAAGCCTTTTGAAAGTGCCGCACATTCCTGGACCGTGGGAAGGTTTGCATCAAGGAGGTCGGCACGGGTCTTGACCGAGGGGTCCCGCGGCAGTCCTGCAGAAAATATGCAGATGTCGGCGTCCCTGATATCGCTTTTATCCGTGCTGATGCGGGTTGCAAGCCCGGTGTGGCGCAGGTCGAGCACCTGTGCGTTTAAGAGGGGTGCTGCGCAGTCATAGAGGACGAGGTCATCCACAATTCCCAGCGATGCGGCAAGGTAGGCGACTTCCCCCCCGACCCGTCCGACGCCCATCACGGCAAGACGCACCATTCGATCTCAATATGGGTATGCTAATAATAAATAACGACCATTTCCTTGTGAATGGTTTTGATCAGGCCGGGCCCGGTGACCGTGGGCGGGGTGGCGCTGAAGAACCACCTGATCCTTGCTGCCGGAGTGCTTGGGACAACCGGGGCATCGCTCTCCCGCATATTATCGCTTGGAGCTGGGGGTGTTGTGACCAAGTCGATTGGCCCGGTTCCCAAAGACGGGCACCCCGGCCCCTGTGTTGCGGTTCTTGATGACGGGCTCCTCAACGCGATGGGGTTGCCGAACCCTTCTAAAGACTTTGCAGAAGAGATTGCACCACTCGCAGGAAAACCCGTAGTCGCGAGCATCTTTGGAGGAAACCCGGAAGAGTTTGCCACCGTTGCGGGATGGTTTGTGGGAAGAGTCGCGGGCTTTGAACTGAACCTCTCCTGCCCCCACGCGGAAGGTTACGGGGCAGCGCTCGGCACCGATCCAAAACTTGTCGAAGAATGTACCCGTTCCGTCAGTTCAACGGGTGTCCCGACATGGGTAAAACTCACCCCGAACGTGACCGATATCACCGCGATCGGGAAGGCAGCGGAACGCGGCGGTGCGAGCGCAATTGTCGCAATTAATACGGTTAAAGCGATGCGGATATCAACCGGGCTGAAACGCCCGGTGCTGGGCAACCGGTATGGCGGGCTATCGGGTCCTGCGATTTTTCCCGTTGCAGTGCGGTGCGTGTACGAGCTTTACGAGGTATGTAAAATCCCCATTATCGGGTGCGGCGGGATTGGAAGCGCAGACAACGTGGTGGAGATGATGATGGCGGGGGCCGGTGCCGTTGAGATAGGCAGTGCAGTGGCAGACAACATCCGTATCTTTTCAGATGTGAGCGCCAGGCTCTATGCAAAGGACGGGTGCGGGGTTGAAGAGATCGTGGGGTGCGCTCATCATGGCTGATAAAAAAGATACCGGGCTTCCAGTCCCGGTGACCATCACACGGATAAAACAGGAATCCCCATCAGTGATCACATTTTTCTTTGACCGTGAGTTCCCGTTTGTCCCGGGACAGTTTGTGATGGCATGGGTGCCCGGGGTGGACGAAATCCCCATGGCCCTGACCTCGGATGCCTCGATATCGGTGCAGAAGGTCGGCGATGCAACATCTGCGATGTTCAAATTATCTGTCGGCGATCAGTTGGGGATCCGCGGCCCGTTTGGCAACGGATTTGTCAGGGGGGAAAAGATGCTGGCGATCGCCGGCGGGATCGGGGCTGCCCCGCTCCTCCCGCTCGCAAGAGCCGACTCTGTCATGACATTTCTGCTCGGCGCCCGCACGGAACCGGAACTCCTCTTTGTCGACCAGCTCGATGAATGCACGGACCTCCAGATCGCGACCGATGACGGTTCGATGGGACTCAAAGGTTTTGTGCCGGCGCTCATCGATGAATTAAATCTTGGCTCGTATGACCGCATTGCTGTCTGCGGGTCTGAAGGCATGATGCGGGCGGTGCTTGCAAAGTTGACCGAGATCGGGATTGAGAACAGGGCCGAGTTCTCCCTCCACCGGTACATGAAATGCGGGATTGGCGTCTGCGGTTCGTGCTGCATTGATCCCTCGGGAATGCGTGTTTGCCGCGACGGCCCGGTATTTTCCGGGGACCTGCTGCTTAAAAGCGAGTTCGGCCATTACCGGAGGGACGCGAGCGGAAGGAAGATCAATATCTGATTTTTTTAACATTGAATATTGCATGGGTGCGGCACCCTTTTTCTTTTTGTACAGAATTTCCTTTTAAGATTGCTAACGCAATCTTCTCATAACCTTCCCTTCGCGTGCGGCGCGAGGAAAGGTTACCGAAAAAATCTCCCTCGAAGATTGCTAACGCACTCTTCTCATAACCTTCCCCTCACCTGCGGTTCGGGAATGGTTACCGTATAACCGTTTTATTGCGCGTCATTGCCGCGCTTTTTTCCGGCTGCTTCCTGTCTGACAAATCCGGGCGCAATACGGGCTGTGATTACCCTGTCAGACACAGAATAACTGCGAAAAGGTTCGCACTGACCACAGAGTTTATAAATGGGCCGGATCAACCGATTGTTATTACAATGATCCGCGAACGAATCGAACGTCTGAAAACATGGGTAAAAGAATCCATTGCAGCCTTTAAGGCAAAAGCAGCCGCTGCCGTGGAGAAGATTGCGTCCCTGTTTTCGGCCGGTCACCAGATCGCTTCGGATCCTGTAGTATCGGAAGGAAATGTACCGGATGTGGGGAAGTGTCTCAGGTTATCGAGCGGCCACGCGCATGCCCCTCTCTTCTCGCTCTATACGTTCTTTAAAAATTGACTGCCGGTCCCGGCGTCCTGATTCGATGACTGGTGTACGTGTCTAGCCTCCCGTCCATCAGCCTGATCGGGCCATAAGGCCACTGCACGAGCGGCGGCTTTAGCCGGACCGGCAGTGTAAGAGTCTGCACAGGAGCGACAGCTCCAGAATTCTGGGATTGAAGGTCGGATAAAAAACAGGACAGGTGATTGATATGGAAATTGAAGTAAAGGATCATCAGGATGTGGCCGAGCCGGACATATTCGCGTCCGGTAGGGCCGGGACCGGACAGGAGAACAGGAACAAGACGGGAATTGCCGGGAAACCGGATACGAACCATCCGCAGAAAAATTGCCGAAATAACCGGGAGATCATCGGCTTGGGAGTTTTGTACAACGGGCCGATGCATGCCGGCACGCTCCCGGATACTTCCCATTGTACCGGAAAAGACTCATCAGAAAATCGGCAGGAGCGTTGCGGTAATCGGATCTTTTCCTGCTATGAGCGGCAGGAGCGGATCGCGGACCGGCTGAACAAGAAGATTGCGCGGCTGGACCACAGGCTGACAAAATTCGAGGAGCGGAGACTCGAAGAGTGGGAGCGGATAGAATGACCGGGGCCAAATCAACGAGAGCAACCGAGATACCGCTCTATCTCGTCCCGCAGGCCGTCACGCGCCTGATCCGGGCGCGTGGCGAAAAGGTGTACCGCATCAGTGTTGTGCGGACGCACTATCATCACTACAACGTCTCGGTCCGGACACGGTTGCTGCCAAAGGAGCTCAGGCCGGTGCGCGAACCCGTGCCGGTTGTCACTGATGAGGCGGAGGGACTGGCATGACGAGAGGAAGGCCGCCGCTTGTCGCGCTTAAGGAAGCGTACCTGATTGCGATGAAGCGCGGGCAGGTCATGCCGGTCTCTGAAGGGAGGTGCGATCATTTCCATTTCATCCTTTTCACAGATGACCGTATCACGTTTGTCAAGGTGAAACGGATGCTCTCGGACATGAGCGATCCAAAGGAGATCCTGTATAACTACGAGCGCGAGATCCGACACCTCGCCCGCGTCCCGTTAAATGCGGTCGACGCCCGCGAGTTCTGGGTACGGTCACCACGCGGGACGTTTCATTTCTTCCTGGTCGGAAAGGAACGGATCTTCAGGCTTCAGGCCGATGGATCGATCATGACAGGGATCGATTATCCGCTGGAGTTGCCACAACAAAAAGAAGCTCCGGCATTTCCGGCGGGAAAAATTCCTGCTGGAACTCCGGCACAGGTACTTGCTGAAGGAAAAGGTCATGCTGCACCTCACGCTGCGGATCAGGTACCAGAAACTCCGGCCGGAAAAGATCCTGCTGGAACTCCGGCACCTGCACTTCCGGTAGCTGAGAAGCACCCTGTTCCGGAACAGGCACCGGCGGCGGGGTGATTATGCCAGATTACCCCCTTGGTTACAGGGCAGGCCAATCATTTGAGTGCCCGATCCTCCCTGAAGGCAGACACCTGTCCCTAGCCAGCTCTCTCCGTCGGAGACTGATTCCACCATCCCCTGAAAACAGGGGTTCTGAAGGGCATCAGGTTGCAAAAAGAGGCGAATTCCGGTACATCGAAAGGGCGATCTGCCAGTATCGGTCTCAGATTGTGCAAACCGGGAACGATACGGGCTCAAAAATGATCGCTAATGGACGCTTTCTGATGAAGGATCGACCACGGGATCGGCCTGCAGGTTGCCGGGAATGGGGGAACGGGGATTTTGGGATCTCACTTCCGGCCCGGATGATCCAGGATCCCTGTAACTGGATCGATGATGGAGACTTCAACCTCCCCCATGATCAACGGGAATACTGTCTCCGTCGGAGAGCCTCTCATCCCACCCTTGAAAAAGTGAGTCTGGACGGGCATCAGGTTGCACAAAAGGGCGAATTACGGTACATGATTATGCAGATACGGGAGTACCGGGCCCGGATTGCCAGAAATCTCTATGGTAAGGTCTCCAAAATGATCGCTAATGGATGCTTTCCAGAAGGCGATTGGCTGCCGGGATGGGCTGCAGATTGTAGAGGAGGAGGGACCCCCTGTTTTTCCGGGGGTCCGGCTGAATATCCGGAAGGACAGATGATCAAAACAAATCGCGGACAAGAGGGAATGTCATGACAAAGATCGTAACAGTGACGGAAGACGAGGCTATGAAGATGGCGCTCGAAGGAAATGAGGTCGTGCTCGGCGGGGTGGAAGTGCATGTACATTTTGTCCGCTACCAGGGAGATCCCGGCATTGTCGTGGAATTTCTGCCACCATTCGGCACGGATACCGTCCCGGACTGGATGGAGGACATCGACAACCGGCTTGCCGAACTCAGTCGTCAAACGGTTATGAAAATGAACGACCACGCGAGAAAACGGCTGCTCCACCTTGTCGAACAGGACGGCGGAAAAGACCGTATGATCTACCGGCTCACCGTGACCTCGCGGATCGCGGACGATGGCTCGCACGTGAACCGGATCGATGATTTCGTGGATCCGGAGTTCATGAAAGTGGATCGCGGCGTTGCCGGACGCGCAACGGACGCCCGGCTGGAGGTCGAGCGGGTGATGGGGGTGAAGGAGTGACAAAATTTTTTGAAGCGCTGACATCAAAAGCGCAGAACGAACTCGTGCGCGATCACGTGATTGAACTAGTTACGGCAGTCGTACGAGTGGTCCCGTACCCTGACCGGCTGGACGACTCGTTCTCCGCGACAATCCGGTGCCATGACGCGAACGGCGAG
Above is a genomic segment from Methanoregula sp. containing:
- a CDS encoding MarR family transcriptional regulator, producing MTRLPWHRLAVISILLLVPVVLCGSTAAAEPDYSITYTITISQDGSALWGVEYRTLLPSEKEVSDFEGYARDLPTVYLPQFHELIEKSAAQAAVATSRHMDVSDFSADSVVQTSPTGRYGVVLYSFAWTGFAEPGNGLTAGDVFAGGLYLPRDATLVMRYPPGFSVISADPPPDEVRNGLVWYGLRSFGAGEPRVVLERASFPVIPVAIGLVIILAAAAFTGYVLVKRRREKPGTPKMEIPSLSGTEMKDLEERILILLAEHGGELSQPEIIRRLGLPKSTVGTALNELGQRGLIHKVKKGRENLIRRT
- a CDS encoding DUF5667 domain-containing protein; this translates as MKNRQVILSGIIVIALLCMAASAVAQTDTANNLNAPDTAPLVDTVPDAAENTAEIFDDIEPYNGSIGAGNPMYGLKVAMEDLDEILTFNETERFNKQLNNARLRLSEVKRELILNNTDSADRALDLYWQKVNLTQMRLSVLSSSNATGLLHAQEMATKHKAVLESLMLSHPDNTGLARAYNNSLALESKFEQKTRMRFERVMEKNNKTIVKAIRLTVAEQEHTTNTGENQTVRVQQTQKTRQAEGNGKDDGKGNRVNASPSETTAQPARTPGTPSPSATPSDTGKGKPDTPGNGGSKVKVTGTSDGSGNGSTGSPGNENRGQGNGRNK
- a CDS encoding DNA-directed DNA polymerase, which encodes MNSPCTLDAFGGITLAINQVEYSNSPDGPIIHIFGRGPDNKAVRLDVTGFKPYFYVPEPEAAEKALPPQATLEPETIYRSIRNEPLRRLYTQRPGDVRDVRERYRHFEADIPFATRFMIDTGLTGGVSAPSLTVDYHDLRASDVDAPARLCIMDIECEDERGFPDPQRDAITCITCHDSFENDYTTFLLATGGTVPPDIAEKEKQGGLSNGCFKKGTHTVCTYGDETAMLRAFAAYIAVRDPDVLSGWNFVDFDMPYITGRMEKLGLSVSSLARLPGMTERRALRGRALFDLLTGYKKIHSTQKESYRLDAVAEEELDERKVRYTGTLSDLWKKQPALLVEYNFKDVELCVSINRKDNIIEFYREIARYVGCPLDKTLNSSSVIDIYILRKASGIYVLPSKGFAASEEFEGATVFEPSKGVRENVVVLDLKSLYPMAMMTINASMETKDPGGELVAPNGIRFKKHPDGLTRSIIAELLKERDEKKALRNTFPFGSPQYVMYDMQQNVLKVIMNTYYGVSGYTRFRLFDREIGAAVTSVGRAIIEHTRRVIQQQGFTVIYGDTDSCMVQLPPLDREQTIRTAKEIERQLNESYSGFAKNELNADTHYFSIKFEKIYARFFQAGKKKRYAGQLVWKEGKDVSEIDIVGFEIRRSDTPQITKAVQMKVMELILSGAGYPEVKEFLSGVIKKYRAGKYPLDEVGIPGGIGKGLDDYENDDAQVRGAKYANQYLHTEFGKGSKPKRVYIKAVTGKYPKTDVICFEYADQVPKEFLPDWELMLDKTIRQPISRIIEALGWDWTDVDPSRTTLADWGFG
- a CDS encoding lactate dehydrogenase, whose translation is MVRLAVMGVGRVGGEVAYLAASLGIVDDLVLYDCAAPLLNAQVLDLRHTGLATRISTDKSDIRDADICIFSAGLPRDPSVKTRADLLDANLPTVQECAALSKGFSGILITVTNPMDINNYYFHAKNGIPRERCIGFGGQLDSARFALALQKRGITGFPYVLGEHGEHQVPVFSMLSHYVPEELRNEILTELRGASMEVIRGKGGTVFGPALHIVHLIRMITEDARELVTCSCILDGEYGINGCSLGVPVRIGRVGIHNIEEWRLDAWEQVHMDEAGRSVGELCRKAVS
- a CDS encoding dihydroorotate dehydrogenase, which encodes MVLIRPGPVTVGGVALKNHLILAAGVLGTTGASLSRILSLGAGGVVTKSIGPVPKDGHPGPCVAVLDDGLLNAMGLPNPSKDFAEEIAPLAGKPVVASIFGGNPEEFATVAGWFVGRVAGFELNLSCPHAEGYGAALGTDPKLVEECTRSVSSTGVPTWVKLTPNVTDITAIGKAAERGGASAIVAINTVKAMRISTGLKRPVLGNRYGGLSGPAIFPVAVRCVYELYEVCKIPIIGCGGIGSADNVVEMMMAGAGAVEIGSAVADNIRIFSDVSARLYAKDGCGVEEIVGCAHHG
- a CDS encoding dihydroorotate dehydrogenase electron transfer subunit, yielding MADKKDTGLPVPVTITRIKQESPSVITFFFDREFPFVPGQFVMAWVPGVDEIPMALTSDASISVQKVGDATSAMFKLSVGDQLGIRGPFGNGFVRGEKMLAIAGGIGAAPLLPLARADSVMTFLLGARTEPELLFVDQLDECTDLQIATDDGSMGLKGFVPALIDELNLGSYDRIAVCGSEGMMRAVLAKLTEIGIENRAEFSLHRYMKCGIGVCGSCCIDPSGMRVCRDGPVFSGDLLLKSEFGHYRRDASGRKINI